One genomic segment of Ictalurus punctatus breed USDA103 chromosome 12, Coco_2.0, whole genome shotgun sequence includes these proteins:
- the s1pr5b gene encoding sphingosine 1-phosphate receptor 5b, which translates to MNWPFNIYADYHNNSVIRYHYNYTGKLKQDRYKDGLKPEAIAFVLICLLIVVENTIVLVAIWKNKKFHLPMYYLLGNLTLSDLLAGFTYMVNIIMSGRNTLNLTPLLWFLREGGVFITLAASVISLLAIAIERHITMVKMKPYHGTKRKRMFALIGASWALAVLLGVLPIIGWNCMGELQLCSTVLPLYAKSYVLFCVTVFIFILLAIVVLYGHIFHTVKRNTKRLGSLRRKGLARRSQQYMALLKTVTIVLGAFIACWLPLFLLLLLDFVYQTGTCCILFKADYFLGVAMINSLINPIIYTLTSKDMRKAIIKLLCRRCLINEDGQVKKIGIPFLECSLSKAETAIHRGLETTISSGNGTSSPIRIISPKIKAVKL; encoded by the coding sequence atgaattggccCTTCAACATTTATGCTGATTACCATAACAATAGTGTCATTCGATACCACTATAATTACACAGGGAAACTGAAACAGGACAGATATAAGGATGGGCTCAAACCAGAAGCTATCGCATTTGTTCTTATTTGCCTGCTTATTGTTGTGGAAAACACAATTGTATTGGTGGCCATCTGGAAGAACAAGAAGTTCCACCTGCCCATGTATTACTTACTAGGCAACCTGACTCTGTCGGATCTGCTGGCCGGATTCACATACATGGTCAATATTATCATGTCAGGGCGCAACACTCTTAATTTGACCCCTCTGCTGTGGTTTCTGAGGGAGGGTGGAGTCTTCATCACACTCGCCGCATCAGTCATCAGCCTGTTGGCCATAGCCATTGAGCGTCACATCACTATGGTGAAGATGAAGCCCTATCATGGCACCAAGCGCAAACGCATGTTTGCCTTGATTGGTGCCAGCTGGGCGCTGGCCGTGTTGCTCGGTGTGCTGCCCATCATAGGCTGGAACTGCATGGGGGAACTACAACTGTGCTCCACCGTGCTTCCACTCTATGCCAAGAGCTACGTCCTGTTCTGCGTCACTGTCTTCATTTTTATCCTGCTGGCCATTGTCGTGCTATACGGGCACATCTTTCACACAGTCAAGAGAAATACGAAGAGGTTGGGCAGCCTACGGCGCAAGGGCTTGGCACGCCGCTCACAGCAGTACATGGCCCTGCTAAAGACGGTTACCATTGTCCTGGGAGCCTTCATTGCCTGTTGGCTGCCGCTCTTCCTGCTCTTACTGCTGGACTTTGTATACCAAACTGGAACCTGCTGCATCTTGTTCAAGGCGGACTACTTTCTGGGGGTGGCCATGATCAATTCGCTGATCAACCCAATTATATACACACTGACAAGCAAGGACATGCGCAAGGCCATTATTAAGCTTCTCTGTCGTCGCTGTTTGATCAACGAAGATGGTCAGGTAAAGAAGATCGGAATACCCTTCCTGGAGTGCAGCTTAAGCAAAGCTGAGACAGCCATTCACCGTGGCCTTGAGACCACCATCTCCTCTGGGAATGGCACATCCTCCCCAATTCGAATCATCTCCCCAAAAATTAAAGCTGTCAAACTGTAA